The window ATTACATACAGAAGAGGATTGCCTTAGAGATAGCCAATCAGGATCAGCAAGCGAAATAGAATATTTTCTGTCCTCGATTGACGGTATAATCGGCATTTTCGTAGATAACGAATCCGATCCATGATCCGATATCTCGGTGCAATAAAAGCATGTAGTTGTTCCAGCATAACCTTATCGGTCATTCGATCACCATACTGCTTGTTGAACTCCATTGCCTGAACAACGAGCAGTTTTTGATTTTGATGCTTTTTGAAACTACTTAGCTTTTTGTTAATCTTCTGCAAAAGAGTAGCTTCTCCCCCGACTGCATTGTTAGCATGTTGACGATAGTAGATAGATGGCTCGGGATCAAAAAATATGGTACCAAAGCAAGAAACAGTTATATATACCCACCAATCGTGCATTAACATATTCGCGGTATTTGCAGACACGGAGTTTAGCAATTGCAGCGTGCTCCGATTGATCGACATGGTTGCTCCGACAGCAATATTTTGAAATAACGCATTATAAAACGAAGGTGGACGAGCTGGTGCTCCTGGCCATATTGCTGTTGGCGTCAACGTTTCATCAGTTAATTGGGTAGCCGTACATACCATTACAGGGCGCGTCGTATCTATTCTATTCAGTTCAATTGGCGCTTCAAGCTGTTGCAGCTTCTGTATTGCTCTATTTGCTTTATCAGGCATCCATACGT of the Paenibacillus sp. JQZ6Y-1 genome contains:
- a CDS encoding glycosyltransferase family 2 protein; its protein translation is MANQTLQVLLSTYNGEKYIAQQLDSIFAQSYRDIKILIRDDGSYDRTASIVQQYMQRYPNRIEWIAGENIGVVRSFWSLIQQADQEAAYFCFCDQDDVWMPDKANRAIQKLQQLEAPIELNRIDTTRPVMVCTATQLTDETLTPTAIWPGAPARPPSFYNALFQNIAVGATMSINRSTLQLLNSVSANTANMLMHDWWVYITVSCFGTIFFDPEPSIYYRQHANNAVGGEATLLQKINKKLSSFKKHQNQKLLVVQAMEFNKQYGDRMTDKVMLEQLHAFIAPRYRIMDRIRYLRKCRLYRQSRTENILFRLLILIGYL